CTAACCGCCGTTCTCGAACGTTCTACTCCAATCCGTTCCACAACATCCATCGTTTCACGAATCCCAGCTGTATCCAGCAACTTGAGTGGAATATTATTAATCGTCACATATTCCTCAATAACGTCACGGGTTGTGCCCGGAATATCGGTCACAATGGCCCGCTCGCCCTGAGCCAATGTGTTCAGCAGTGATGATTTCCCCACATTTGGTCTTCCAACAATCGCTGTGGTCAACCCTTCACGCAAAATCTTTCCCTGCTCCGCCATATGCAGCAGCCGATCAATTTCCATCATGACCTGACTGCTTTTATCCTTGATTAAATCAGATGTAAAAGATTCAACATCATGCTCAGGATAATCAATGTTCACTTCAATATGAGCAAGTGTCTCCACCAAAACATGACGCAAGCGACGAATATTCTGGGACAGCTGTCCATCTACCTGCTTCAAAGCCACCGAAAAAGCTTTATCTGATTTGGAGCGAATTAAGTCAATGACACCCTCCGCCTGACTTAGGTCAATACGACCATTCAGAAAAGCACGTTTCGTAAATTCCCCTGGCTCAGCCAGACGTATATTTTGCAGCAATAGTAAATCCATCACCCGTTTGACGGCTACGACCCCGCCATGAGTGCTGATTTCTACGACATCTTCTGTCGTAAAAGAGCGTGGCGCCCGCATTACTGTAACTAAAACTTCCTCCACCTTTTCCTGGCTTTGGGGATCTATAATATGTCCATAATGTACCGTGTGAGTTTGAGCTTTGCTTAGAGGCGTTTTACTACGAAACAAAGCCTCCACTTCCGTGACCGCATCTGGCCCGCTGACCCGTACAACCGCAATACCACCCTCGCCGACAGCCGTTGCAATGGCAGCTATAGTATCGCTCAACATAAAGTTTCTACCTCCTATCAAGTAGAAACGACATTGCCGTCCTTCATCAAGGACGGCAGCCGTTTCAGCGAGAAATATAAGAAAAAAAGCAATGGCTTCTGCATCTTGCAGAGAGCCATTGCGTCGGATTATTTTTTAGCAATGACGACGCGCCGATTGGGCTCGTCCCCCTTGCTGTATGTTCTAACCAGCGCATGCTGTTGGAGCTTGGCGTGAATCAGCTTCCGCTCCTGTGACGGCATTGGCTCCAGCACCACTTCCTTGCCATAACGAATAGCCTGGTTCGCCAACCGATCTGCCAAATCCTCCAGCGTTTTTTGCCGACGTGCACGAAATTGCTCGGCATCCAGCACAATTCGGATGAATTTGTCAGAATGACGGTTGGCAACGATATTCGTCAGGTACTGCAATGCATCCAATGTCTGTCCTCTGCGGCCGATCAACATACCGAGCGACGGACCGGAGATATCCAGTGTACTTTCATCCTTGCGGTGGCGGACATCAACTTTAACGTCCAATCCCATTCCTGTTGCTGTTTCACGGATGAAACGCACCGCCTCTTCATAAGGATCTACATGTCCCGAAGGTGCTTCTGTGTTCATCTGTGCTTCCTGTGCAACAGGCCCAGTTTCTTCTGATAAAGCCTGTCCCACGCTAGAAGGTGCTTGAGCCGATACATGAAATTCAGCCGCGTGTGTGGTTTCAGGAGACGGCTCAGAGAGCAACGCAAGCTCCACCTTCGCCTTCTTGACCCCGAGCCACCCCAGGAATCCTTTTGACGGCTGTTCCAACACGCTTACGGTTACCCGTTCACGGCTTACTCCCAGTTGGGAGAGTCCTTGTCTTACAGCATCTTCAACGGTTTTTCCTGATGTCACGACTTTGGTCATCTCGACTTTTTAGCCCCCTTCGTGTTTTTGCCGCCTTTTTTCTTACTATTGGAGGAACCCGTTTTCGCGAGACTGGCTGTTTTCACATTTGCCAGTGCTGCTTCTTTATCCTTATTCCGATAAAGGAAATAGTTTTGAATGATCGTGTAAATATTACTGTAGAACCAGTATAACGGCAAAGCGGATGGGAAGTTGTACGACATGAACAGAATCAGCACCGGATAGACGTACAGCAAAAATTGCATCGGTCCTTGCTGCGGCGTCGGATTCATTTTCATCATCATCCAAGTTTGGACAAATGTCGTAATCGCCGCCAAAATCGGCAAGATAAACAAGTGATCCGGTTTACCTAACTGGAGCCACAAGAAGTCATGATCCCGCAATGCCGAGTTATAATAAATGGCATTATAAAGCGCGATGAAAATGGGCATCTGTACTACCAAAGGAAGACAGCCAGCCATCGGGTTGACCTTGTTTTCCTGGAACAACTTCATCGTCTCT
The Paenibacillus peoriae DNA segment above includes these coding regions:
- the mnmE gene encoding tRNA uridine-5-carboxymethylaminomethyl(34) synthesis GTPase MnmE, whose amino-acid sequence is MLSDTIAAIATAVGEGGIAVVRVSGPDAVTEVEALFRSKTPLSKAQTHTVHYGHIIDPQSQEKVEEVLVTVMRAPRSFTTEDVVEISTHGGVVAVKRVMDLLLLQNIRLAEPGEFTKRAFLNGRIDLSQAEGVIDLIRSKSDKAFSVALKQVDGQLSQNIRRLRHVLVETLAHIEVNIDYPEHDVESFTSDLIKDKSSQVMMEIDRLLHMAEQGKILREGLTTAIVGRPNVGKSSLLNTLAQGERAIVTDIPGTTRDVIEEYVTINNIPLKLLDTAGIRETMDVVERIGVERSRTAVSEADLLLIVINANEPLHEDEMALMEQIRGRQAIVIMNKMDLPAQVDRDLLLRYVPEELIVPMSVKENEGADRLEQAISKLFFSGKLESADMTYVSNVRHIALLKKARQSLVDAYEAADQFVPIDMIQIDVRLAWEHLGEIVGDTAHDALIDQIFSQFCLGK
- the jag gene encoding RNA-binding cell elongation regulator Jag/EloR, whose translation is MTKVVTSGKTVEDAVRQGLSQLGVSRERVTVSVLEQPSKGFLGWLGVKKAKVELALLSEPSPETTHAAEFHVSAQAPSSVGQALSEETGPVAQEAQMNTEAPSGHVDPYEEAVRFIRETATGMGLDVKVDVRHRKDESTLDISGPSLGMLIGRRGQTLDALQYLTNIVANRHSDKFIRIVLDAEQFRARRQKTLEDLADRLANQAIRYGKEVVLEPMPSQERKLIHAKLQQHALVRTYSKGDEPNRRVVIAKK
- a CDS encoding YidC/Oxa1 family membrane protein insertase, which encodes MSRLKTQRGKWFLLIALLALVAVLSGCAQTAHNSYTTADLANGSVWQRYVVYWFSYALDTFAQWFSGEYGLAVLVLVIIVRTIILPLTLKQVRSSKAMQAIQPQLKEIQAKYKDTPEKVQQETMKLFQENKVNPMAGCLPLVVQMPIFIALYNAIYYNSALRDHDFLWLQLGKPDHLFILPILAAITTFVQTWMMMKMNPTPQQGPMQFLLYVYPVLILFMSYNFPSALPLYWFYSNIYTIIQNYFLYRNKDKEAALANVKTASLAKTGSSNSKKKGGKNTKGAKKSR